Proteins from a single region of Antechinus flavipes isolate AdamAnt ecotype Samford, QLD, Australia chromosome 2, AdamAnt_v2, whole genome shotgun sequence:
- the LOC127546654 gene encoding basic proline-rich protein-like encodes MNLPPFGEGRRGTPPAPPPSPAPPPAQLALTVALRPDKQGHALQPLHVARGHMPGAPVVPLPSSCRPPPQPPPGEGVRGGGGGDAPRAPGGGGEAGGPDRRGPLHSAPRTAASLQGAFTPTRGGLLPHVTAREAGLGGEHQGGRGLNRPPPGKRCPGAPARIYCPGPVAHHGERRRNGFHGAPGAGHCPAPASAMPFLRQAASSRRLRPPPCSPSSYPGPVAAAAPGGSAAPLRSPGLESVRPRPVPLRPPLLQSRRGPPRSYLGRPSQRQVPSRLPPLLLPPLSRSQSSRHLGSSLNRGARGLLAHSYRGRAEATPFKALTSECQYK; translated from the exons ATGAACTTGCCTCCGTTCGGAGAAGGCCGGAGAGGGACCCCCCCAGCGCCGCCGCCCAGCCCCGCGCCGCCGCCCGCCCAGCTCGCACTCACCGTCGCTCTCCGCCCTGACAAGCAGGGACATGCCCTTCAGCCTCTCCACGTAGCCCGAGGTCACATGCCCGGTGCCCCGGTCGTCCCACTGCCG TCATCCTGCCGCCCCCCCCCGCAGCCACCGcccggggagggggtgaggggtgggggtggaggagacGCCCCGCGGGccccgggagggggaggggaggcgggaGGCCCGGACCGACGGGGCCCTCTCCACTCAGCGCCGCGCACCGCGGCCTCCCTGCAGGGGGCCTTCACTCCCACGCGCGGCGGCCTCCTCCCTCATGTCACGGCCCGGGAAGCCGGGCTGGGGGGGGAACACCAAGGAGGCCGGGGTCTGAATCGGCCGCCCCCCGGCAAGCGTTGCCCTGGTGCTCCTGCGCGGATCTATTGTCCAGGCCCAGTTGCCCACCacggggaaagaaggaggaatggCTTCCACGGGGCGCCGGGCGCGGGTCACTGCCCTGCTCCCGCCTCCGCCATGCCCTTCCTTCGCCAAGCCGCTTCCAGCCGCCGCCTCAGGCCGCCGCcatgttctccttcctcatacCCGGGCCCCGTCGCCGCGGCCGCCCCCGGCGGCTCCGCTGCTCCCCTGCGCTCTCCGGGTCTCGAGAGTGTCCGCCCCCGGCCTGTGCCCCTGCGCCCTCCGCTTCTCCAGAGTCGGCGAGGGCCCCCCCGGTCGTACCTGGGGCGCCCTTCCCAACGCCAGGTCCCCTCTCGGCTGCCGCCGctgcttcttcctcctctctcacGGAGCCAAAGCAGCCGCCATCTTGGTTCATCCCTCAATAGAGGCGCGCGGGGTCTTCTAGCCCACAGCTACAGGGGCCGCGCCGAAGCCACGCCATTTAAAG